From a region of the Asterias amurensis chromosome 2, ASM3211899v1 genome:
- the LOC139950944 gene encoding cytochrome P450 2U1-like, with protein MLNSIITLFEAVRLQSVFVFLFVFLLGLYWTRLPKNLPPGPTGWPVIGSALALRRGLSHHVFTHWSKEYGEVFSVRLGGKLVVVLNDLRCIKDALHKQADVFSDRHNSTVNKLNGIKGSVSEENGNIWKVRRRFGSQALKSFGMGKKSIEHSINEESRYLLDGFADQEGQPFDPTLQVEITASNVICKMCIGRRFSFSDPDIAEILELIRQQLRYGSQTSLVNYVPGVIHTPFYSHLKANSRRLTELFSSIVREHRDSNDKNDIRDVIDLLLAEVEKRETCGRVDGRFKKDSFDDEAIRGNVFDLFVDGTETTSTTLLWLVMFMALHPIIQRQVQSEIDDVIGGSRQPSMVDSPNMPYTNAAILETLRIRPVGPLTIPHQTKEETTLNGYIVPRNTCVLINTWAVHHDPATWTEPEKYNPARFLSADGKSVVQHESYIPFGIGRRHCMGESLARTELFLIFVNLLQQFSLEFPAEKPLPSQEGLPGIILKPGPYEICVTRRTLSSF; from the exons ATGCTCAACTCAATCATAACGTTGTTTGAAGCTGTCAGGTTGCAGTCGGTAttcgtgtttttgtttgtgttcctcCTGGGATTGTACTGGACTCGCCTGCCTAAGAATCTGCCACCAGGACCGACCGGTTGGCCAGTTATCGGCAGCGCACTGGCCCTTCGCCGTGGACTATCTCATCATGTTTTCACTCATTGGTCCAAAGAGTACGGGGAAGTGTTCAGCGTTCGACTTGGCGGCAAACTCGTAGTAGTTTTAAATGATTTACGCTGCATCAAGGACGCTTTGCACAAGCAGGCTGATGTCTTCTCTGATAGACACAATTCGACCGTTAACAAACTGAATGGAATTAAAG GTTCTGTTTCCGAAGAAAATGGTAATATTTGGAAGGTCCGTCGTCGGTTTGGTAGTCAGGCTCTTAAAAGTTTTGGTATGGGCAAGAAAAGCATCGAGCATTCCATCAACGAAGAATCACGGTACCTCCTCGACGGTTTCGCAGACCAAGAGGGACAACCGTTTGACCCTACGCTCCAAGTCGAAATTACCGCCTCGAATGTCATTTGTAAAATGTGCATTGGGAGAAGATTCAGCTTTTCGGATCCAGATATCGCGGAGATACTTGAGTTGATCAGGCAGCAGTTAAGATACGGCTCTCAAACATCATTAGTTAATTACGTTCCTGGTGTCATTCACACACCGTTTTACTCTCATTTGAAAGCAAATAGCAGACGTCTAACGGAACTTTTCTCTAGTATAGTACGG GAACATCGCGATTCTAACGATAAAAATGACATCCGGGACGTTATTGACCTGCTGTTAGCAGAGGTCGAGAAACGTGAAACCTGCGGCAGAGTCGACGGTCGATTCAAAAAAGACTCTTTTGATGACGAAGCCATAAGAGGAAATGTTTTTGACTTGTTTGTTGATGGAACAGAAACAACGTCAACAACATTGCTGTGGTTGGTGATGTTTATGGCGCTCCATCCGATCATACAGAGACAG GTTCAGTCTgagattgatgacgtcataggAGGGAGTCGCCAGCCATCAATGGTCGATAGTCCGAACATGCCGTACACGAACGCCGCCATCTTGGAAACTTTGCGCATTCGACCGGTTGGTCCCTTAACAATTCCTCACCAGACCAAAGAAGAAACAACGCTGAATGGCTACATTGTGCCAAGAAACACAT GTGTGTTGATTAACACCTGGGCAGTACATCATGATCCTGCTACGTGGACAGAGCCAGAGAAATACAACCCAGCCCGGTTCCTCTCTGCTGATGGCAAGAGTGTCGTTCAGCATGAATCGTACATTCCATTTGGAATAG GTCGACGTCACTGCATGGGTGAAAGTCTCGCCAGAACAGAACTCTTCCTTATTTTTGTCAACCTGCTCCAGCAATTCAGCCTCGAGTTCCCGGCAGAGAAACCCCTGCCCTCCCAGGAAGGACTGCCAGGCATCATATTAAAGCCCGGTCCATACGAAATATGCGTCACCAGACGCACCTTAAGCTCATTCTAA
- the LOC139950869 gene encoding long-chain fatty acid transport protein 2-like, translating into MSDSRKVAKAVAASLTTGIPVALASYLRLKYGPTVFQDIVEIMRTKSLERTQETLQQRGIKLMDFFEEHAQKTPEKAFVLYKDGVHTYGDLDKEANKLARFLHRRRTLTCGDTAAIFMMNEPSFILTWLAFNKLGLKIAFLNYNLRGDALLHGIRACKVKAITCGKDKLLIEALDSIMAELDATGVEVLVIGKVSPEGALPDRMTHVDTWNERSDPIPRSVRDELPNDVDALYIFTSGTTGLPKPANLSHNRQTRNSFLLSKVDLTHDDVMYTSLPLYHSAAYTLGLTNVVRVGGTIAISTFSASRFWDDIRKYRATGFQYIGEICRYLLAQPLRPDDGQHRIRFALGNGLRSDIWKEFQERFNISHVAEFYGATEAPYLSMNMDGKVGSVGRYHGINRDLTHIFDIVRCDVESAQPLRGVDGKCIPTPPGETGLMLVRLNKDRQFEGYLADKATNEKKLVRNVKNEDDVFFNTGDLMTHDVDGQLYFKDRLGDTFRWKGENVATTEVAHVLNEHPDVQEANVYGVRVPGHDGKAGMAAIVIMKGHRLDLHNVYSHVVKSLPLYACPKFLRVLTEMDITVTFKHRKTDLAKEGFDLNVISDPLFFLDTERKTYVPLTNDVISKLVVGQARL; encoded by the exons ATGTCTGACAGTCGAAAAGTTGCCAAGGCAGTCGCAGCTTCGCTGACCACTGGTATCCCAGTTGCCCTCGCCTCGTACCTCCGTCTCAAATACGGACCTACGGTGTTTCAGGACATAGTTGAAATCATGAGGACAAAATCACTGGAAAGGACCCAGGAGACTCTGCAACAACGAGGAATCAAACTCATGGACTTCTTCGAGGAGCATGCACAGAAAACGCCAGAGAAGGCTTTCGTTTTGTACAAAGACGGGGTTCACACTTATGGTGACTTGGATAAAGAAGCCAACAAGTTGGCTAGATTCTTACATCGACGTCGGACGTTAACTTGTGGAGATACTGCAGCTATTTTCATGATGAATGAACCCAGTTTTATTCTTACTTGGTTGGCCTTCAACAAACTGGGTCTGAAGATTGCTTTCTTGAATTATAATCTCAGAGGGGATGCACTGCTGCATGGTATCAGAGCTTGCAAGGTGAAGGCGATTACATGTGGCAAAG ACAAGCTTCTAATTGAGGCTCTAGACTCTATCATGGCTGAATTAGATGCCACGGGCGTGGAGGTTTTGGTGATTGGGAAAGTCTCACCAGAGGGAGCCCTTCCTGATCGAATGACCCATGTGGATACTTGGAACGAACGCAGCGATCCTATTCCAAGGAGTGTACGTGATGAACTACCAAACGATGTCGATGCTCTGTACATATTCACTTCTGGGACAAcag GGCTTCCTAAACCAGCGAATCTGTCCCATAATCGCCAGACCCGAAACTCTTTCTTGCTGTCCAAAGTGGATTTGACGCACGATGACGTCATGTACACCTCTCTACCTCTTTACCACAGTGCTGCATACACGTTGGGCCTCACTAACGTAGTAAGAGTAG GGGGCACTATCGCTATCTCTACGTTTTCAGCGAGTCGATTCTGGGATGACATCCGCAAGTATCGAGCAACTGGCTTCCAATATATTGGGGAGATATGTCGCTATCTGCTAGCACAACCTCTG cgTCCAGACGACGGACAACATAGAATCCGCTTTGCCCTCGGGAATGGACTTAGGTCAGATATATGGAAGGAATTCCAGGAGCGATTCAACATTAGTCATGTGGCTGAATTTTACGGCGCTACAGAGGCTCCGTATTTATCAATGAATATGGACGGCAAAGTGGGGAGTGTTGGGAGATACCACGGTATTAACAGG GATTTAACCCATATATTTGATATCGTTCGATGTGACGTCGAGTCCGCTCAACCACTTCGCGGTGTGGACGGAAAATGCATCCCAACACCTCCAG GCGAGACAGGTTTGATGCTAGTGCGATTAAACAAAGACCGTCAATTCGAAGGCTACCTGGCAGATAAAGCGACGAATGAGAAGAAACTGGTGAGGAACGTGAAAAACGAAGATGATGTGTTTTTCAACACTGGGGATTTGATGACTCATGATGTAGACGGACAATTGTACTTCAAAGATAGACTTGGAGATACCTTCAG ATGGAAAGGCGAGAATGTTGCCACGACAGAAGTTGCTCATGTGCTCAACGAACACCCTGATGTACAAGAAGCTAATGTCTATGGAGTGCGTGTGCCAG GGCATGATGGCAAGGCAGGAATGGCCGCCATTGTCATCATGAAAGGCCACCGTCTTGATTTGCACAATGTATACAGTCACGTGGTCAAGTCTCTGCCGCTCTACGCATGTCCGAAGTTTCTACGCGTCCTTACAGAGATGGACATCACAGTGACCTTCAAACACAGGAAAACTGACCTGGCCAAAGAGGGATTTGACCTGAATGTCATATCTGACCCCCTCTTCTTTCTGGATACAGAGAGAAAGACTTACGTCCCTTTAaccaatgacgtcatcagtaaACTTGTAGTTGGGCAGGCGAGATTATGA
- the LOC139950877 gene encoding cytochrome P450 2U1-like: MLNSIITLFEAVRLQSVFVFLFVFLLGLYWTRLPKNLPPGPTGWPVIGSALALRRGLSHHVFTHWSKQYGEVFSVRLGGKLVVVLNDLRCIKEALHKQADVFSDRHNSNVNKLNGIKGAFSEESGDIWKARRRFGLGALRSFGMGKKSIEHSINEESRYLLDVFADQDGQPFDPTHQVEITVSNVICKMCVGRRFNFSDPDIAEILELIRQQLSYGTPTSLINYVPGVIHTPFYSHVKTISRRLKEHFSCIVREHRDSYDKNDIRDIIDLQFAEVEKRETSGRVDDRFEKDSFDDVAMRGSVLDLFIGGTETTSTTLLWLMMLMALHPNIQRKVQSEIDDVIEGSRQPSMADSPNMPYTNAAILETLRIRPAVPLAVPHQTKEETMLNGYTVPRNTCVLVNIWAVHHDPATWTKPKKYNPARFLSADGKSVVQNESYIPFGTGRRRCMGESLARTELFLIFVNLLQQFSLEFPAEKPLPSMEGLPGIILKPGPYEICVTRRTSKAHTR, translated from the exons ATGCTCAACTCAATCATAACGTTGTTTGAAGCTGTCAGGTTGCAGTCggtatttgtgtttttgtttgtgttcctgCTGGGATTGTACTGGACTCGCCTGCCTAAGAATCTGCCACCAGGACCGACTGGTTGGCCAGTTATCGGCAGCGCACTGGCCCTTCGACGTGGACTTTCTCATCATGTTTTCACTCATTGGTCCAAACAGTACGGGGAAGTGTTCAGCGTTCGACTTGGCGGCAAACTCGTAGTAGTTTTAAATGATTTACGCTGCATCAAGGAAGCTTTGCACAAGCAGGCTGATGTCTTCTCTGATAGACACAATTCGAACGTTAACAAACTGAATGGAATTAAGG GTGCATTTTCCGAAGAAAGTGGTGACATTTGGAAGGCGCGTCGTCGGTTTGGTCTCGGGGCTCTGAGAAGTTTTGGTATGGGCAAGAAAAGCATCGAGCATTCCATCAACGAGGAATCACGGTACCTCCTTGACGTCTTCGCAGACCAAGATGGACAACCATTTGACCCTACGCACCAAGTCGAAATCACCGTCTCAAATGTCATTTGTAAAATGTGCGTTGGAAGAAGGTTCAACTTTTCGGATCCAGATATTGCGGAGATACTTGAGTTGATCAGGCAGCAGTTAAGCTACGGCACTCCAACATCATTAATTAATTACGTCCCTGGTGTCATTCACACTCCATTTTACTCTCATGTAAAAACAATCAGCAGACGTCTCAAGGAACATTTCTCATGTATAGTACGG gaACATCGCGATTCTTACGATAAAAATGACATCCGGGACATTATTGACCTGCAGTTCGCAGAGGTCGAGAAACGTGAAACAAGTGGTAGAGTCGATGATCGATTCGAGAAAGACTCATTTGACGACGTAGCCATGCGAGGGAGTGTTTTGGATTTGTTTATTGGTGGAACagaaacaacatcaacaacctTGCTGTGGTTGATGATGCTTATGGCGCTCCATCCGAATATACAGAGAAAG GTTCAGTCCgagattgatgacgtcatagaAGGGAGTCGCCAGCCATCAATGGCCGACAGTCCGAACATGCCGTACACGAACGCCGCCATCTTGGAAACTTTGCGCATTCGACCGGCTGTTCCCTTAGCAGTTCCCCaccaaacaaaagaagaaacaatGCTGAACGGATACACTGTACCAAGAAATACAT GTGTGTTGGTTAACATCTGGGCGGTACATCATGATCCTGCTACGTGGACAAAGCCAAAGAAATACAACCCAGCCCGGTTCCTCTCTGCTGATGGCAAGAGTGTCGTACAAAATGAATCGTACATCCCATTTGGAACAG GTCGACGTCGCTGTATGGGGGAAAGTCTCGCCAGAACAGAACTCTTCCTTATTTTTGTCAACCTGCTCCAGCAGTTCAGCCTCGAGTTCCCGGCAGAGAAACCCTTGCCCTCCATGGAAGGACTGCCAGGCATCATATTAAAGCCCGGTCCATACGAAATATGCGTCACCAGACGCACCAGTAAAGCTCATACGAGATGA